A stretch of Henckelia pumila isolate YLH828 chromosome 4, ASM3356847v2, whole genome shotgun sequence DNA encodes these proteins:
- the LOC140863059 gene encoding alcohol dehydrogenase-like 3 has protein sequence MGSSDNHMNSYHHTISSETIGKVITCKAAVAYGAGQPLVVEEILVDPPGNKEVRIRILFTSICHTDLGAWQGENEAQRVYPRIFGHEASGVVESVGEGVGDIEVGDHVVPIFNGECGECGYCKSEKTNLCETYRVNPFKSTMIGDGKCRFRTKDGGKPIYHFLNTSTFTEYTVLDSACVVKIDSKAPLPTMTLLSCGVSTGLGAVWNTANVQAGASVAVFGLGAVGLAVVEGARARGASRIIGVDINPDKQLKGQAIGITDFINPKDLDQPVHQIIREMTDGGVQYSFECAGNLDVLREAFLSTHDGWGLTVILGIHPTPRLLPIHPMELFDGRRMVGSVFGDFKGKSQLPHFANQCMNGEVKLDEFITHELPFTKINEAFELLIDGKSLRCLLHL, from the exons CTGCGGTGGCGTACGGGGCGGGGCAGCCGCTGGTTGTGGAGGAGATTCTGGTGGATCCTCCTGGGAATAAGGAGGTCCGAATCAGGATCCTCTTTACTTCAATCTGCCACACAGATCTAGGTGCTTGGCAAGGAGag AATGAAGCTCAGCGGGTGTACCCTCGAATTTTTGGGCATGAAGCCTCCGG TGTGGTAGAAAGTGTGGGAGAAGGGGTGGGGGACATAGAAGTAGGGGACCACGTAGTCCCCATATTCAACGGCGAGTGCGGGGAATGCGGCTACTGCAAGTCGGAGAAGACAAATCTGTGCGAGACGTATCGGGTGAATCCGTTCAAGAGTACGATGATCGGCGACGGAAAGTGTCGATTCAGGACCAAAGATGGGGGGAAACCCATCTACCATTTCCTCAACACTTCCACATTCACCGAGTACACTGTGCTGGATTCAGCTTGCGTCGTCAAGATCGACTCCAAAGCCCCACTCCCCACTATGACTTTGCTCAGCTGCGGGGTTTCCACGG GGCTGGGAGCGGTGTGGAACACCGCTAACGTGCAAGCTGGGGCAAGTGTCGCTGTTTTTGGCTTGGGAGCTGTCGGGTTGGCT GTGGTTGAAGGGGCAAGGGCAAGAGGAGCATCAAGAATTATTGGAGTTGACATTAACCCCGATAAACAACTCAAAG GGCAGGCAATTGGGATCACGGACTTCATAAATCCCAAGGACCTTGACCAGCCGGTGCACCAG ATAATAAGGGAAATGACGGATGGAGGCGTGCAATATAGTTTTGAATGTGCAGGAAACTTGGATGTCCTCCGGGAGGCTTTTTTGTCAACCCATGAT GGTTGGGGTCTTACAGTAATACTAGGGATACATCCAACACCAAGATTGCTACCAATCCATCCAATGGAGCTGTTTGATGGGAGAAGAATGGTGGGATCAGTGTTTGGTGACTTCAAAGGAAAATCTCAATTGCCTCATTTTGCAAATCAGTGCATGAATGGG GAGGTGAAGTTGGATGAATTCATCACCCATGAGTTGCCATTTACGAAGATTAACGAAGCTTTCGAATTACTCATTGATGGGAAATCCTTGAGATGCCTTCTTCACCTTTGA